The Nycticebus coucang isolate mNycCou1 chromosome 5, mNycCou1.pri, whole genome shotgun sequence genome window below encodes:
- the LOC128586781 gene encoding 60S ribosomal protein L29-like, translated as MAKSKNHTTHNQSRKWHRNGIKKPRSQRYESLKGVDPKFLRNMRFAKKHNKKGLKKMQANNAKAVSARAEAIKALIKPKEAKTKIPKVASRKLSRLAYIAHPKLGKRARARIAKGRRLCRPKAKAKDQTKAQSAASSAAPASVPAQAPKGAQAPTKAPE; from the coding sequence ATGGCCAAGTCCAAGAACCACACCACACACAACCAGTCTCGAAAATGGCACAGAAATGGCATCAAGAAACCCCGATCACAAAGATATGAATCTCTTAAGGGGGTAGATCCCAAGTTCCTGAGGAACATGCGCTTTGCCAAGAAGCACAACAAGAAGGGCCTGAAGAAGATGCAGGCCAACAATGCCAAGGCCGTGAGTGCACGTGCTGAAGCTATAAAGGCCCTTATAAAGCCCAAGGAGGCTAAGACCAAGATTCCAAAGGTTGCCAGCCGTAAACTCAGTCGACTTGCCTACATCGCCCACCCCAAGCTTGGGAAGCGTGCTCGTGCACGCATTGCCAAGGGTCGCAGGCTCTGCCGGCCAAAGGCTAAGGCCAAGGATCAGACAAAGGCCCAATCTGCTGCTTCATCTGCAGCTCCAGCTTCAGTTCCAGCTCAGGCTCCCAAAGGTGCCCAGGCCCCCACGAAGGCTCCAGAGTAG